Sequence from the Nitrincola iocasae genome:
TTGCTGACCACTGCGGTACGCCATGATAGCGGCCCAGGTTGCTTCTATGTCTATCCCAAAGTGATGCGGAAACTTTTGATCCTCCGATGCCATCACAGCCAGTTGCATTGCGGCTGGAATCTGTTCCAGAGGTACCCAATGGTTGCGGGCAAAGTGGCGCTCTTCGCTAAATAATGCGCTAACATTGTGCTGCAACATAAAGGCTGTGGTAGGAGGTGTTATCCAGCGCATGAGCCACAGCATAAGCAGAAATAAAACGCTCAGCAGCAACAGCCAAAACAGCAATTTTCGCAACCAGCGTTTAATTTTTTTACGCATAAGACCCTACTCAATAACCCTGTACAGATAACCCAGAATCTCGCTACAGTGTACACTAAGTACCTAACAAAACAGTTTGCCTAAAACAGGAGATAGTATGGTGGAACATAAACTGAAACTCGATGGTCTTACTTGTGGTGGCTGTGTAAAAGTCGTTAAACAAGCTCTGGAACAGCTCGACGGTATCGAATCCTTCGAAGTTACACAAGACTCGGCCATTATCAATGGCTCAGTAGATCTGGATACGCTGATCGAAACTATTGAAAATGCTGGATTTGAAGCGACTGCAGCCTGATAGTTCCAAACTTTCAGACAGGTAATACCTAGAATAGGAAACATTATGACCGATAGCACCCGACTCGCGCTGCGCGGTATGCGTTGCGCCGCTTGTGTCAGTAGTATTGAAGACGCGCTCAATAAGGTGGATGGGGTGCAGTCGGTCAGCGTCAATCTGGCTGATCGCAGTGCTGATATCCAGGGTCATGCCAAGGTTGAACAACTGCTTAAGGCCGTTGATCAGGCCGGATTCAATGCCACACCAATGAATGCTGATTACGGTGAGACTGAACGTCAGGCTGAAGAGGCACAACAACTGGTACAGGCTAAACGCCGCACCTGGGTGGCCTTGTTACTGGGTGCTCCGCAAATGCTGTTCATGATGACCGGTCTCCTGCCGATGCCGGATGAAGGCAGGCTGATTTGGGCGGTGATCGGCCTGCTGACGCTGGCGATGATGGTTTACTCTGGCGGTCATTTTTTCAGTGGTGCCTGGAAGGCCC
This genomic interval carries:
- a CDS encoding cation transporter, which translates into the protein MVEHKLKLDGLTCGGCVKVVKQALEQLDGIESFEVTQDSAIINGSVDLDTLIETIENAGFEATAA